ACTGGAGTTGAGATTTGAGCTCATTTCTCTCCGCATCCAGTGCCTCTAGATCGCAGCAACGCTTTGCGAGTTCAGCAGAAGACGCCTTCTCTTGCTGaagtttcatctccaggccaCTCGCCTTCTTCTGGAACGAAACAATTTCCTGTCCTGCCAGCTCCAGCTCAATCTCTGCACCCTTTATCTTTTCCTCAAGAGCCTCGACGCCGCGGCATCTCTCCGTGATCCGCACCAAGaaggccttctcctcctccagcctCCTCTCTAACGAGGTGGCTTTATCACTGAGCTTTCTGCCGTCAGACCGTGCTTCCTCCAGCTGAACTTGCAGCTCTTTCTTCTCCGACTCCAGTGCGTCCATCTGCTGATACTTGGCCGCGAGCTCCAGCGTCAGCGCCTTCTCGGACTCGAGCCGCTCCTCCAGGACGCGGGCCTTGTCTAGCAGGCCCGCGATCTCGTCATGGGCCAGCTCGAGTCTCGCCTTCAGCTCCTTCTGCTTCGTCTCGGCGGCTTCCACTTTGGCCTCCATGGTGTGCTTCTCGCCATTGACGAGGTTCAGCTGCCTCTGCAGCTCGACCGATCTCTCCTCTGCCACCATTGCTCGGTGGCGGCAAGCCCGCAGCTCGCGCTGGGCTTCGTGCAATGCCTTCTCCCTGTcggccttctccgccgccagTTTCTTCGCTTTCTCCTCGAGCTTCTCCAGCTGACCACCGGTGGACTCGGCTGTCGAGGCGCTGCTGTTCGCCGACGCGAGCTTCTCCATCTCAAGGAAGTCGTCCATCATGCCAATGTCGGCGCTTGCGCTCCTCGTAGTGCTGTTCTTCTCGCTCTTGCAACGGTCGAGGTTGCCCATCAGAGCCGATGCCCACGAGTCGGAACAGTCTGACTGACAGTCCGTCACCAACTCGGCGCAGACGGAGCTCGGAGCTCGCCAGAGGTCACTGCTGCTGAAGGATGGCCGCCGTGCAGTGGCCTGCTCAAAACTTCCCACAGACTGTTAGCTTTCACGCAATGCCTACCTCCAATGGCACAAAATTATGGGGAAATGACGTCGATCATATCACCTGCAGCCTTCTGCACTCGGCTTCGAGCTTGGCCGTCTCCCTGATGCTCTCGAGCTGCTGCTTGCTCGCCGTCTCTGCCGCCCTCCGGTTCAGCTCCTTCTCGATGGTCCTGAGACCCAGCTCCTCCGTCTTGGCGAGCAGCTGCACCTTGAGAGCCGAGTTCTCTTTCTCCAGAGAGGCCAGCCGCGAGCTGGCGTCACTGTCAGTGGTCACCGAGCGCTCGGACTTGGCTTCCAGCTTCGCCTTCAGCTCGACGATCCGCAGCTCGAGATCGGTCTTCTTGGAGTCCCATTGCCGAGCTTGCAGTGCCAGTGCAGCCTGGACCTTCCTGTCATGCTCCTCGTTGGAGCGCCGGAGTTGCCGGACGCATTCCTTGAGCGCGCCGTCCAGGTGGACGATCCTGTCCTCCAGCGTGGAGTTCTTGGCAGCTGCGGCATTCAGCTGGCTTTTCAGTGATGCCATCTCTGTTTCGGCCTTCTCCCATCCTGGCACAAGAAATGCATTGCTGCTCTTGTCATGCAGAATTTGGCTTGTAAACTCTGACGAAGCATAGAAATGGTACTGCTTCCTGACGACTTAATCTATTTCGGTTCAAATCGTTGGTGCATTGAGTTGAACTGAAGTAGAGTAATGATACAAGTTTCTTTCACAAGCTATTTGGGATAGTATTTTctttatgatttttttgctGAACACACTTAGTGTATAATCTTATTCGCTCATGTTTAACGGCATACCTAGAACAGCTTCCTCTGCAACTTTAGAATGCTGCTTCACGAGGTCATCTTTCGCTCGTATGTCCAACACCGCCGACGACAACCTCTCACTCAGCACCCTAACTTTCGCATTGCTTTTGTCCTGCACCTCCTTCGATGCGATCTCCGGTGACGCAGTGGATTTTGGGGAACTCTTCAGGGTATCCtaataaaaaaagaatcaaacaCTGTTCTgcataaaaaaagaacaatagAATGCCAGACTAACATTGTTCATTGTTCAGCTTCTAGGGACAATAACGCAATAAGCTCAAACTTCACTGCCGCATATCGGAGATTTCTAGCGGTTCACGGAGAAAGACAAGCTTGGTCAAAGACTGCAAGTGAGGGCACCAAGTAGTACCAGTGCACATGAGCAGAGTTGGAATCTTTGATTGCTCTGTGCCAGCAAACATTATGAGCTATTTTGGGTTGGGCCAAAGGAGATGGTGCAGCACATGGGAGTGGCCACCAAAACAACTGCATCTTGCCCTTGTTGCAGCCATAATGTTGGCAGAGAAAAGAGAGTCCCAACTAACACCACATCATCCTTGGGGAGTGCCATGGATAGGGTAGGGCTTGTCCTGTAAGCCTTCCCGGTATAAGGACAGCAGGGCCCTCCTGTTCTCTCATTCAGTTGGAGGCCTACTAAAATTGCAACACGACCATGAAAGGAATTGTCAATGTTACCCACCAAAGAATGAAGTGGAACTGAATTCTGCAGTTCATGATTGTCATGTTGTGGCTGAGATGAATGGTCTGCCTGTACTAAGATGGTTAAGCTGCTATTTGGAGCTCCATGATGATGTTGTAGCGCACACTGATCCCGGTATTGCAAGGATGTGGCTGAACTCAATCATGAAACTGAGAAATCATAATACCCCGTGGAATGACAGGTATGATGAACTAGAGTCAGGAACAATTTGGGTCTTTTATGCAGATGAGCTCTGATGCGCCCTCGGAATCTCTATCTTGGGCTATCCGGTCCGGGATCTTTTATTTTAAGAATTCATATTGCAACTTGGTGGTAGATTGCCCAGATTAGAGGCCCTACATATCTGGCGTTGGATCAAACCTCACATGTTTGCCATGTCACATGGCCTTCCTTATTTTCTCTGAGCTGCACATGTTGCATGATCTGTTCAGGATGATTGCAGTAGCCGTGTAGGACAATCAAAGTCAATAAACATCCATCAGGATGTCTGAACTTGTAGAACAGTCATAGACACTAGTACTTACTATACATGCATTATTCTCCAGCATCGAATCATATTACTGTGGGTCAACCTTTTTCTTGCCAATTCGGGTCCATTACTTGGTTAAATAATGGGAGGCAAACATGGGGAAATTGGTGCAAAATTGTGGGAATGTGAAACTTAGAACAATGAACTGTGTACCCTCCTGAATACTTCCCAGAACTAATTCCAACATGCTAGTTGTGTGATAACGGGGGCTCTGGAAATCGGTATGAGAGGATAGAAGTAGAGCAGGGAATAATCTGCAGCATCTATGCAAGAAGAAGGAAACGGGCATTTATTTGTCTTCTCACCTGTTCATCAGTAAAACTCTCGGATGGGCAGGAGGCAGAGCTGTCGGTCTCGGCTGGGGCGAGGGTCTTCTCCGAGATCGACTTCCGGCGCCATGGCCAGCTCCGGCGATCCATCCCTGGAGGCTGGAGCTCTCTACACCATTCAATTTGGTGCCGTGCTTCTGCGTCCCTGTTCAGGAATGCACTGAAGAAGAGTCGACGATCAACACTAGACACCTAAAATAAAAAGACAGGTTTCGTTTAGTTCATGTACGAGTATTCAAGTACTACAAGAGTACAGGCAAAACCTCCAGGAACAGTAAACTTGACGCAATCTAACGCACATGAGATTAACAGAGATATATATTTCTGACAATCATCAATTCAGGGAGTTCGAGTGAACACCAAACCTCCAAACTGAGGGACGCGTTTCTTTCAACCCAGTTCAGATGTTCACTGCTAGGCCCAATTAATCCAGAACACGGAAAAGGTCAACAAGGAAAATCCATTCATCGTCAAGGTGGAAAAAACAACATTGGATTTGATCAgttctcacaaaaaaaagaaccgaGGTCATCAAGAAACATCACAACTCCAAACCTAGAAATCAccaaggaaagaagaagaagaaggccaagaaCAGAGCAGGAAATCCAAGAGCAGAGTTGAGGCCAAGAAACAGGGGAGAAGGAACGAACCTCCCAACCCAACGGCAAGAGCCAGGAACCGAGCCGCAAGAACCGCGCGCCTCCCTTTCTGCTTGTCCAGACGACGGGCGCGCGGGGCTATGGAGGGATGTCTGGACTGCAAAACAATTCGCGTCCAAGATTCTCCGCTGCTACGGTGCTACCTGGGCCCTATCCTATTTAAGTGCCGCGAGCTGGACTGAGCGTACGTACAGATTGGGATTTGTTTAGTgaagaaaggaaggaaggTGTTTGATCGTGTAATCGTGTTGGGTGTCCCGTTTCGACTTTCGAGTCGAATGGAGGCTTCGTTGGGGGTTGATCGCGTTGGTTAGTCGTGCTCACGAGTTCGCAAGAACTACTACTAGCCACCGAGGAAATTATTAACCACATTTTACTtgctgtacgtacgtacggaaTTATTTTGCTCAATTAGAGCGCCAGCAAAGCTACCGGGATATCATGAGCTTGCTACGTAAAGGAGGCCGAGGAACGCCGGCCGTGTACACATAGATCGAGGAGTCAGAGCTACACGCTGTCTCGCACTGGAGTGGAGTGTACAACTGTCCGGCCTGTACAGGCAAGCACCACCGTTCTACATTGGCTCACGGAAGACAAATTAGTTTTAATTCGGATGCTGACACAATTGATTAATTTAATTATCAGGTTGGCATCTTGTGTGACTCCGAAAATGACTCCTGAGAAGAAATCGCGTCGAAAAGTATAGGGTCGCGGTCGAGCCGTCGTTTTTTGCTTCTTTCCCTTTTGTGATATAAGTAATTAAGAACATAATTCAAAATTAGTTTCAGACATGTACGAACCGATCAATCAATTaacctttgtttttcttctttctgatCTTCCTTCCTTGTGATCTATCGTCCCGATTACTCATGACGAAAACTTGACATGCATTGGCTGCCTACCATCCGATCGATTTCAACGAGATTGAGGCTTTTGTAAAGCCTAAGAATTCTTTGAGTTTTATTAGGCAGTAGGCTTTCTGGTTCCGGTCGCTATATTACTTTGAGTCTCTGACTCGATGAGAACACATGATGTTGATCCGGAATTTAGAATGCTACTAACCCCTAAATCTAGGACTAAGGAGTATCGTTTCATATATCTAACAGTGTAtgttattttttagaaattaCCTGCAATGTATAGCGTTCAGAGGACGGAGAGAACATCTGAGACAAGTCTAGGAGACTAGGACAACAATTATAAGGAAGCGCAAACCTTTTTTTCCCTGTACAACCCAAAAATCCCTAAtaactagcaaaagaacccgtgcgatgctacggattaacggaaagtgtatcaagcacgaaccggtggaggcgaagtctggacattgatttttgattggattgatttccatatcgagattttttgtttgggttcggattgatttccatactgagatggatacgaagaattttggatttcatgccaaggagattgatttattttagaactgttcgtattatgttgtgacaaatttggaccgtacgataactttcggtaaatctaaaccgtagaatttctgctactgaaatcgtgaataaggcgGGGGGAAAGGAAATAaggggcagtggcatattgattgtaattttaacgaagttgaccgaccaacaccgaccaacggcgcccacccatcaccaccgattccaatttaatatattataTATTATTAATAGATAAAAGCAGTAAGGCTTCCTTCGTCGTCATCCGCCGTGCATCAATTTCCGTGCATGTCCTGATTTTTCATGTCTCTTTACACTCCATCGAACATTTCTTTTCCTATTTCCACAGCGCTGCCTTCccgggccgccaccgccgactcAACTGCCCGCGCAACACCTCCCTGCGGTGATACGCATCGGCGCCGGATTAGATTCCGGTGGAAGAGACGAGTAAAGGGGTCCAGGGCTGACCGGCGCTATCCACTCCGTGACCTTCTTCTGACGCCAGCCATGaccggcgggcggcgtggaCTGGGTGCCATGTCCGTGGCCGCGGCTGCTAGCATTGACCCCGAGATCATTTTGATTGATGTccaattatattgttatgttttgtataaacatgaatttttgCGTGCACATGTTTAAAAAGCCGTGGCAATGCAGGGACAGTGTACtagtaaacaaaaaaatactccGTAGTAAAGAGCTCAATACGGTctatcaaaaaaaaagaactcatCCAAATGCCAGACGGATCGATTTCTCTACAatctagaattttttttcagataCGGCCTAGTTAACTAGACTGATATGTCGATTAGAATAAATGCGCTTCATGCGAGATGGATCAATTTCGCTAGCAATCTTGGAGTATAAAAACAAGGATCTGGAAGTTAAGGAAATTATTAGTGTATATTTTttaaagagtaaaatgcatcagatATCTTAATTCTTTCGCAAATGTtccaagttagtcctaattcTTTGAAACTGCACGTTTTCGTCTTAATAGTTTTGTAAGTGGTTCATCTTAGGTCCTATACTGGCTCTGGTGCATGCCACCTGCCTACTAGCTCTTCgggcccacttgtcaggtGCCAGCGCAGACGGGTAAAATGCATCAGaagtcctaattctttcgcaaatgtctcaagttagtcctaattcTTTGAAACTGCACATTCTAGTCCTAATAGTTTCAGAAGTGGTTCATCGAGGGTCCTATACTGGCTCTGGGACAGGCCTCCTGCCTACGTGGCTCTTCAATTCCACTTGTCAGGTGACAAGGTGAACtctcttttgcaaaaaaaaaaccttctatatttctctcttcttccccttcggctcttcctctccctctacTGCTCCCCTTCTCCCCCGAACTCCCGaagttctctctctctagttCCCCCTTTCTCCCTGCCTTTGGCGAGCTTGCCTCACCCATCTTGGCTCTCCCCCTTGTCTGCCACCCCTTCCTTCGGCATCGCATCAACGCCGAGGAGCCCCCGCGCTACCCCTGGATGCCGAACGAGCACGAGCTGCCTCGCCCACGGGCATTCTTCTCCACTTCCGGCCAAACACCGCCACACCTGATCTGCTTCCCTGCGGCCCTCCGCGCCTCTCCGCCACGTGCGGGAGCTGCGCATCTACACCCCGAGCACACTGCCGCCTTCTCCCGAGCCCACGGTTGCCTGAGTCGCCCCCGATGAACCGGATCCGCGGTCATTTTCTTCGACTCCGGTGAGACGTGCCGCCACCACCATTGAGCGTCGTCACGGGGAGCTCCCTCCCCGGGCCGCTAGACGACAATCCCAACGACATCGTCTCCAGGTAGTCCACCAAGGAGCGCGCGTCGCCACGCGCAACCGCCGCCCGCCAAAGCCAAGCGGACTGCCCAGGAGGTCGCCCCCCTTGGCTCTCACCGACGTGCGCACGTTGGTGTGGCCCAGGAACGCGCGGGGCAATAGGGGCGAGAGGCGCGCGCAGCTCACGCGCGAGGCAGGTGTAGGGGCAGATGTGAGATGTGAGAGATAGTAGACAATCAACTGGGTCTCACGGGAGAGAAGACGGGAGGAGCCAGGGTGTTATTTGCAAAAACCCGTCCGCGTTGGTACCTGACAAGTGGGACCGAAGAGCCACGTAGTCAGGAGGCACGTGCCAGAGCCAGTATAGGACATGCGATGAACCACTTCTGAAACTATTAGAACTAAAATGTGCACTTTCAAAAAATTAGAACTAACTTGTGACATTtgcgaaagaattaggacctcTGATGCATTTGCGAAAGAATTAGGAAACTAATAAATATCTTAAATGAGTTCTCTTAGTCTATACTGATATTAGGCTTCTTAGAGACTGATAAACTTTGTAAAGGTGAAACTTGCGTGCTGGCCGAAGACGACCGATTACCACAGAAGTGAAAGCAGAGGTCTAAATTAAGAGACTGTTGAAAGGTCATTGAAACGGTGAAACTACCCCGTCAAATTGGGATGGACTAACCCATATATGTACTTGCTCATATAATCGACCAATTTCTGAATCATATAATTTATCAATTTCAGAACCTTATAAAACAGGTATTGCTGTCACACCATATGAATTGACTGAGAACCAACAATTTTCTACCGCGTAATCCAATAATCACTGCAGTTTTAGATCACGAATCATCACTAGACGCGAGATCCGTAGTGAAAGTAAAGTCGATGACGTGTGTTGGTGAAGTTGTAACTGTACTGTCTGCTTCTCTTTGCAAACCCGTTCTCGGATCATAGCCACAGCGCTTCCAAGGTATGCACACATACGAATGAGGACGTCAGGAACCAGATATATTGATGTATTCGGATCAAACGATTTAAGCGTAAGGTGTAAGGtcggctagggtttgggtgATGTGTCGTTGTGTTGGGTTTATGTTCACTACGCTCGTGATGGTTTGAGGAGTCACATCATCTTAGAACGTGTGACACCGATTTAAGAAAATTGTAAACAGTTGGTTACTATTttttccgtttctaaatacttaaACGATTGTTTAACCCTGTAATAGGTGATATGATAATTGAACGTTTTGACTCTACGTGCGTGATTTTCACCTAAACTTTTCCACGTCAAAATTCAGTGAGATGACTGCAAATTTTGTCGTCTATAGTCAACTTAACCTTGGATTTTGTCGCCTGGATTCTCTTATCTTATATACTAGTATATACATGCCGTACGTCTTCAGTAAGCTCCGGACGACTTCCGGTTGTTCTCATGTGACAAAAGACAGTTTATAATAGCCAAACATAATCAATTTTAGACAAAATCGATTTTTATTCGCGATGGGCGACAAATAGATAATGTACACGCGAATCTACGTAACTAGAAATTGTCCAGCGAGAGAGGGGTTTGAGGTGTCGATATGCGATACAGTTTGTGCAGAGCTGGCAAGCATTTGCTCCGTCCCAAAATCATAAAACGTTATCTCTCTTTCCGAAACAAAAATGTTCCTTTCTATGGAAGAAGACAAGGCGCTGTAAACCGTACACAGTCTTCCGTACCGACGACGGAGGAGAAAATGGAAAGCAATACGAGCGGCCGGAATTAAGCTTCTTCTGTATTGTGGTCTCCATGATTTCTTCGTGTGGTTGAGCGACTTTCGGTTGGTGCAGACTGCAGATCGGGTCGCTCCATCCTGATTTGACGTGCCAAATACGGGAGAACAACGTGCACATATCTGCGCAAGTACAAACGGAGCCCATGCATAATTTTGATAACTTGCCCGCCGGGACGGAATCAAATACACTGTCGTCGCTTGCCAGCGGGGTCTACACACACAGAGCTACGTTGCGTGTGTGTGCATGCGCCTTCCAGAAGTCAAGAGTCATTGACTGAGCCGCCCTGCTTGGCGGGCTCTGTATCGTTTTGGTTCTCCCCGACTGGCCTCGTCGTCTAGTTTTGGCCAATTTGTAGTTCTGTACCTACCATCGAGACATCCTATCGACATGTGAACTGTGAACAATTagtttctttatttttcttgagcacggcatttgttttcaaggTGCGATTGATTGCAAGCTACTACTCAatcaccattttttttttagactCGATAACCACGGGAGACCACTTGCCCGCTCTCGTGGCCCAGCAGCTTCGGCGTCCCTCCTTAGCTTAGGTCACCTCCAGCGGAGCAACCCATTTGAACCGGCGCGGCCGTTTGCGGGAAACGGACCGAAACCGCGGTCCAACGGGGCGACGCATTTGGACGGGCGTCCAGTTTTCTTTCCAGATGGACCCATTTCCGTCCCAAATTTGGGGCGGGAATGCATCGCGCACGGACGAGGAACGGAGGTCCGCTCGTCCGGCCCTAATATACctcagccccccccccccctccctaATGCGACCCAAATCTGAAATCCCAAATTTCATTTGCCCCCCTTTCTTCCCTTCCCGCGCGCTCTCCTCCCATGGAGGCCCagctgcccccccccccccccccgccctcGCTCGACCTAGGAAACCGAAAAAGGTGATGACCCTGGAGGCCAAGGCCATCGAGACCCAGAAGAGGGGGCAAAAGCGGGTGCGCAAGCTCGCAAGGGATGCAGAGCAAACTGCCGCCAAAGAGCGGGAGCTTGAAGAGAAAAGAGAGCGGCGCCTCCAGGAAGCTGTCCTTGCCCAAGGACGGCAGGCCGAGGCGATGGCTACCATTCTTCTCTTTGGGAAGTTGGCATAGGGCGCATTGCTGCCTGACAGCTTGCCGGCAAAGGCGGCGAGCACGGAGTTAGCGAGGTGAGCCGCCCACCGCCACCCATACCGACGACCCCGGCTTCAATTTGCATCTCCCCGCTGGACACGCGGCGAAGGCCGGACTCAGGCCATTTTTTGTCCGGCACGCGACCCAAACTGACGAAAACGACCACAGAAAgtggtccgtttgggtcgcgtGGCTGGAGATGCCCTTACCTCAGTTGCAACTACCGTCAGTCCGCTAGAGCTCGGATCCCAGACTATCCTCCTTATCCCTAAGTTAGGTCATCGGGCTTACCTCGCCAGCGGCTCATCACCTATTTCCACCCGCCATTGCTGTCGTGGTCAGCCGTGTCGTGAACGATCTCGGCCCGTCTTCATCTTCGCCAACGCGGCTCATTGCACCGTCGTCGGGCTCTGGCAGGCTCGTCCTTCTCTACTCTCCACCGTCTCCTCTGTGGCCCGTTGTGTCATCGTCGGTTCCGGCTCGGCCACTACTCACCATCGCCTCCGAAGAAATGATGGCAATTAGGCACCAAAATATTGTTTCCGATTAAATCCAGGTTTGCCGGGctgcagaaagaaaaaaaggttctTTCAGATTAAAAATCCAGGTTTGCCGATCTGAAGGGAAAAAACCATCGGTTTCACAGAAAGTGGGTAGTATTAAATTCAGGTTTGCCGATTTGAAATAACAACTCGCGCAATCGCACACGCATTGCTGCGGTACCATCGTAGCTAGGTGCTCGCGCAGGATGCATCGATCATTGCCAACTATCGAGCGCTCTGCCAGATCAAGAGGAGCCGCGTGCACGCACTGCGCATAATCAGCAGTAGTACGACCACCAATCGAACAATAAACACGATACTATCATCAATAATTTTCTACACCAACTGAGCCGCAGCGGAACTGTATGTTTGTCCCCAATCCGCAGAGAAGAATCAAGAGAACACTAGTGTAATATGCCTAGTATATGCGTCCGTTTATGTTTATGCATGGTTCGGCACATATACGGCCGGATCGAACTGTATGCGGCTGTTTATATTCTCGAACGTGCAATGGTCGGGGGGGTCACACGCGTGCGATTTTTTGGCTGCCGTACGTGCTCGTCGTGTATCACGCTCGTGGCAACTGGCAGGgaaggagggcggcggcgcatcgATCTGGCACATGAGCCTCAGCCGAATTATTGGGCCGCGCCGCAACTTTTGATCGACGTCCGAAATTTGGTACGGGGCGCGCCCACCTTTTTCACGTCTGAGGCGAAAAACTAAAGTTGctcacaatttttttgttgcttcttGCTTGTATATCTATCTGAACCTTAATTACTAGTAGGATTTACCGAGCAGTTGGCAGAGCAGACCGATGGTTCAAGCTGACGACATATGTTGCCGGAATTATTTGTCACTGATTTAGGACaattttgtattaaatctGAAACAAGTAGTATGGTCGGAGAAAGTATTTTTAAGTCTAGCGCCATTGTCCATGCCATTGTCCATCTCGAAAATCATTTCCCTCGCCTCTCTTTCCCTCCCTGCAGAAATCCTAAGCGCTACCTCAATTACCCAGCTGCAGCGGCGTACCTGAAGCGTTGTTTGGTACTAGAGTTTTTTTGGGTGACTTTTAGGATATTTTCAtttcaaaatgaaaaacaCTGGAAACATCAAACGGTTGTTCGGTAGGAAGGGTTAAAGTGGATCAttcctaatttttttccacaaaacatttcatttttataccaaattaaaacacttcccgtatgttttgagtttttgagagttttgggtGAACAACCAAATCCGtcaaataccaaaacactAATGACTAAAAAATGCCCTAGCACCAGACAATGCCTGAAGCGCGCCTTGCTGCAGTGCATTTCACTCTTTTATCGTTAGGGAACGGTAGATCGCTGTATTCACTGAATCACTGATGCACCAggctcttttttcttttcttttactaCCAGGTTAAGCATCGACCATCGAGCACCACGGAATCGATTATCGATCCTTTCGCCTCTGGACTAAACTGAAAAGGCCGCAGAGTCATCATGCGGCCCATGCCGTGTTGCCCGGTTGCATGGGCGGCCAGCTCGTTCAAACTGGGCACGAGGCCGGCCGACCGGAAGCCCGCGTATACATTTGGCCTGCTGAGAAAGAGAGCACATCCTGTTCCGACGTTTCGATCCGGTTCTGCCTCGCACTGTTGAAAAATTGGCGGTTTCATCGAAGTTTGACGCTTGTTTTAGGATTGTCTTCGTGCTACATCTTTGTTCTTGCACTAAAGCACCCCAGCTATTGCCGTAAGGCGACGACCATTGTAGCATGTACTCAATTAATGTAAAAATACCTCGCAAAAGAGCGTTCGTCCGCATCTCGCATTCTCAAGCTAGAGTATGCTCCATTCTTATTATCACCCTTGAGCTTCTTGGGCTGTAACCAAGCTGGGTCAGCTGGACGTTCACAGTTGTACTGAACTTTTCAGTCTCCCTAGTTCCAAAAAACGTTCACAGCTGAATCATTTGGTTGAGTGTGTCGAAATTGATGTAGTCATGTTGTCAGTTCAGACCTTTTATTTCCTACCATGCACACCTTATTTTCTTGTTAGATTTGATAACCAGGATTCTTGTCTTCAATTTAAGTCCATGCATTTGCATTTATACGTTCAGATTAAGTTTCTTTTTgagagtgtctatttctcagtcgtttaagaaatagttatttctcagtcgacaatcGTTGTCATCCAAcgaagattttcttatccatcggacctacattaatcttacacgaatctcaatgattgaatcaaaaagttgttatcatcgactaagaaatagttatttctcagtcgcctaagaaataacAAACCGTTTCTTTTTACTTATATAAGTGAGTTTCTCAAATAAACAACTATATACCGCTACCTTTCTAGTGAAAAATAAAGCTGGAGTGAAGTGAAAAACAAGCTCATGAACTGAAATGATCTGTATGTGTTTCGCCTTTTAAGGCACAACTTCGTCGTAGTAGACATTCCCCGATGAACTTTCTTGTGAGTGTTGGTTGATCTGTTTTAACAGGAAACTAATGCCTAGAATCACGTCTTTAATTAAGggatgtgttttaggaattgATGGGGATTTAGGCAACTAACCAACGTTATTGGCTAATCCCATCAACCACGTCCTGGCCCTGATCGGGGGCACTTATCAACTGTAGGTTTCGGCCCCTTGTAGCGCAGCACTATAAAGAGGAAACCCTGGCCATTCTCAGA
This is a stretch of genomic DNA from Brachypodium distachyon strain Bd21 chromosome 1, Brachypodium_distachyon_v3.0, whole genome shotgun sequence. It encodes these proteins:
- the LOC100832224 gene encoding filament-like plant protein 3 isoform X2; this encodes MDRRSWPWRRKSISEKTLAPAETDSSASCPSESFTDEQSSPKSTASPEIASKEVQDKSNAKVRVLSERLSSAVLDIRAKDDLVKQHSKVAEEAVLGWEKAETEMASLKSQLNAAAAKNSTLEDRIVHLDGALKECVRQLRRSNEEHDRKVQAALALQARQWDSKKTDLELRIVELKAKLEAKSERSVTTDSDASSRLASLEKENSALKVQLLAKTEELGLRTIEKELNRRAAETASKQQLESIRETAKLEAECRRLQATARRPSFSSSDLWRAPSSVCAELVTDCQSDCSDSWASALMGNLDRCKSEKNSTTRSASADIGMMDDFLEMEKLASANSSASTAESTGGQLEKLEEKAKKLAAEKADREKALHEAQRELRACRHRAMVAEERSVELQRQLNLVNGEKHTMEAKVEAAETKQKELKARLELAHDEIAGLLDKARVLEERLESEKALTLELAAKYQQMDALESEKKELQVQLEEARSDGRKLSDKATSLERRLEEEKAFLVRITERCRGVEALEEKIKGAEIELELAGQEIVSFQKKASGLEMKLQQEKASSAELAKRCCDLEALDAERNELKSQLQFANSEILALTEKVKLLEETAEKQMLLKAELESQLKSVQAELNNLNENVSLVEKKLETQKNLSSAYITALDASEAQKNKMANQLEIKEKEAEESHRKIGLLEEEIRKERAQSSESAAKCRNLKEEFPSRAPGHQAVEVKPKDLHFTKEKELARAAGKLADCQKTIASLSRQLKTLTDFDKLILGIENDGSALAESLDGNLKLFDSGSYPAQMGCLAVT
- the LOC100832224 gene encoding filament-like plant protein 3 isoform X4, with translation MDRRSWPWRRKSISEKTLAPAETDSSASCPSESFTDEQDTLKSSPKSTASPEIASKEVQDKSNAKVRVLSERLSSAVLDIRAKDDLVKQHSKVAEEAVLGWEKAETEMASLKSQLNAAAAKNSTLEDRIVHLDGALKECVRQLRRSNEEHDRKVQAALALQARQWDSKKTDLELRIVELKAKLEAKSERSVTTDSDASSRLASLEKENSALKVQLLAKTEELGLRTIEKELNRRAAETASKQQLESIRETAKLEAECRRLQATARRPSFSSSDLWRAPSSVCAELVTDCQSDCSDSWASALMGNLDRCKSEKNSTTRSASADIGMMDDFLEMEKLASANSSASTAESTGGQLEKLEEKAKKLAAEKADREKALHEAQRELRACRHRAMVAEERSVELQRQLNLVNGEKHTMEAKVEAAETKQKELKARLELAHDEIAGLLDKARVLEERLESEKALTLELAAKYQQMDALESEKKELQVQLEEARSDGRKLSDKATSLERRLEEEKAFLVRITERCRGVEALEEKIKGAEIELELAGQEIVSFQKKASGLEMKLQQEKASSAELAKRCCDLEALDAERNELKSQLQFANSEILALTEKVKLLEETAEKQMLLKAELESQLKSESAAKCRNLKEEFPSRAPGHQAVEVKPKDLHFTKEKELARAAGKLADCQKTIASLSRQLKTLTDFDKLILGIENDGSALAESLDGNLKLFDSGSYPAQMGCLAVT